A window of Devosia chinhatensis genomic DNA:
CCCAAGCGACACATCGCCGCCAGACTGCAACTCGACCGATACCGCTCCACCCAGCAGGTCGAGCGATTGGGTCTGCGTGCCGGCGCCCTCTATCCCCTGCGCCAGAGCGGGCAAGCTCGCAAAGGTCAGCGCCGCGACAAGTGCAAATCGAAACATGTTGGAACTCCGCTTGTGTCGGCGGACCAACGGGTCGTTCGTGAAGCGGTTCCGAAATCGCTGGAGACTGGGCGCAAAGGCATGATCCGGCCTTGCCAGCCTTGCGGACAATAAGCCAATGTCACACCGGGAAGCATCTGCCGCGCGCATCACGGGACACACCATGCCAGCACGTATCTCACGCGCAACCTATGCCGACATGTACGGCCCCACGACCGGCGACAGGGTCCGCCTGGCCGACACCGAATTGTTCATCGAGGTCGAGAGGGACTTCACTACCTATGGTGAAGAGGTCAAGTTCGGCGGCGGCAAGGTCATCCGCGACGGCATGGGCCAGTCACAGCGCACCCGTGCGCAAGGTGCCGTCGACACCGTCATCACCAATGCGCTGATCGTTGATCATACCGGCATCTACAAGGCCGACATCGGACTGAAGAACGGCGTGATCGCCGGCATTGGCAAGGCTGGCAATCCCGATACACAGCCAAACGTGGATATCATCATCGGCCCATCCACCGAGGCGATTGCCGGCGAAGGCAAGATCATCACCGCCGGCGGCATGGATGCCCACATCCACTTCATCTGCCCTCAGCAGATCGAAGAAGCCCTGATGAGCGGCGTCACCACCATGCTCGGCGGAGGCTCGGGCCCCGCTCATGGCACCCTCGCCACCACCTGCACCGGCGCCTGGCACATCGAGCGCATGATCGAGAGCTTCGATGCTTTCCCGATGAACCTGGCCCTTGCCGGCAAGGGCAATGCCGCCGTCCCGGCGCCGCTCGAAGAAATGATCCTCTCGGGCGCCTCCGCGCTCAAGCTGCACGAGGACTGGGGCACGACGCCCGCCGCCATCGACAATTGCCTGTCCGTCGCCGACGCCTTCGACGTCCAGGTGATGATCCACACCGATACGCTCAACGAGAGCGGCTTCGTCGAAGATACGGTCGGCGCCTTCAAGGGCCGCACCATACACGCCTTCCACACTGAAGGCGCGGGTGGCGGGCACGCTCCCGACATCATCAAGGTCGCGGGCCTGCCCAATGTCATCCCGTCCTCGACCAACCCCACCCGCCCTTACACGGTCAATACGATTGCCGAGCATCTCGACATGCTCATGGTCTGCCATCATCTCGACCAGTCCATCCCCGAGGATGTGGCCTTTGCCGAAAGCCGGATCCGCAAGGAAACCATCGCGGCCGAAGACATCCTGCATGATATGGGTGCCTTCTCGGTCATCTCCTCGGACAGTCAGGCCATGGGCCGCGTCGGGGAAGTGCTGATCCGCACCTGGCAGACCGCAGACAAGATGAAGCGCCAGCGGGGTCGCCTGCCCGAGGAAAAGGGCGATAACGACAATTTCCGCGTCCGCCGCTACATCGCCAAATACACGATCAATCCCGCCATCGCACATGGGCTCTCCACCCATATCGGTTCAGTCGAGGTGGGCAAGCGCGCAGACCTTGTGCTGTGGAACCCTGCCTTTTTTGGCATCAAGCCGGAAATGGTCCTGCTCGGCGGCTCCATCGCCGCCGCTCCGATGGGTGATCCAAACGCCTCCATCCCCACCCCGCAACCCATGCATTATCGTCCCATGTTCGGTGCCTACGGCAAGCTCGTGAGCCGCTCCTCGGTGACCTTCATTTCCCAGGCCGCGCACGATGCCGGCCTGCGCAACCGCCTCGGCGTCGAAAAGCAATTGCTGCCGGTGTTCAATACCCGCGGGGGCATCGGCAAGGCGTCAATGATGCTCAATACGGCAACGCCCCATATCGATGTGCATCCCGAAACCTATGAAGTGCGCGCTGACGGGGAATTGCTGACCTGTGAGCCGGCGACGGTGCTTCCCATGGCCCAGCGCTACTTCCTGTTCTGATGAAAGCGTCTGCAAAAGCCCCGGCTGGCATGCCGGCCAATCCGGTCCTCGCCCTGCGCGCCCGCGAATTGCTGGCCGAAAGCGAAGCTCTGATCAAGGCCAGGAAGGTTGCAGAAGCGGTCCGCGCCAGCGTCGAACTGGTCAACATTGCCCCAGAGCTCCCTGAGGCCCACCGCCTCATGGGCTCGCTGGCGATGACCACCAGCGCACCCGAAATTGCCGTTGGCAGTTTCGAGCGTGCTCTGGCGCTGAAGCCCGGGTCTGAAGGCCTCCATCTCGATCTTGGTCAGGCGCTGATGGCGGCGGGCGAAACTGTCAAGGCGCGCGACATTCTCCTCAAAGGGCTGGCGCTCAACGCCGCTAACGGCAAATTGCTGCGCGAATTGGGCCAGGCCCAGTTGCAGCTGGGTGATCGGGACGGCGCGCTCAAGAGCTTCCGACGCGCTCGGAAGACTTTGCCCGATGACCATTTCACTGCGCACATGGTTGGCGCCCTGTCTCAGCCCGGCACCACCAACGATGCCTATGTCGCCGATCTCTTCGACAAATATGCCGGCCATTTCGAAGCGCATCTGACCGGCAAGCTGCAGTATCGTGTGCCACAGGCGTTGGCAGATCTGCTCCGCGAAACCGGGCGCCCCCTTGGCGCGGCCCTGGATATCGGCTGCGGCACCGGCCTTGTCGGTGCGGCGCTCGGCGCTTCCGCCAGCGCCATCGACGGCATCGACCTTGCGCCGCGCATGGTCGAAAAGACTCGGGAGACAGGGTTCTATCGCAATCTTGCCGTCGGCGAAGCAGCGCGCACTTTGGCGACCGAGGCCGACTTTGCCGGCCCTTACGACACCGCTGTCGCAGCCGATGTCTTCATCTATGTCGGCGCCATCGAAACCTTGTTTGCCGCCATTGTGGCCCGGCTCGCTCCCGAAGGACTATTCGCTTTCTCCATCGAAACAGCTGATAGGGACGATGTCGAAATCCGAGCCAGCGGCCGTTTCGCTCACTCCGCGGCTTATATTGAGCGGCTTGCAAAAACGCACGACCTGATCGTCTTGCGGCGGCAGGATCATGACATTCGCCTTGAAGACAACCGCCCCATAAAAGGCGCGCTCTACATCCTCGCCCGCGATCGATGATTGTCTCACTTCTGCCGTCCGGCCGGGAAATAATGAGGCAAGACCGAGAAAGGACCAGTCCGATGCGCCATTTCCATGCCTTGCCGCTCGCCGCCGCCGCTTTGCTGATCACCACGGGCTTGTCGCACGCCCAGGCGACTACCGGCGCCTCCCTGTCCCTCACTCTCGAAAGTGCCGGCGACATTGAGCGCCGCATCGTGACCTATCAGTGCGAGGACGAGCAGGCGCTGAGCGTGCAATACGTCAACGCCGCGCCGAACTTCCTCGCAATCGTTCCGGTCGATGGCGTCAACCACGTCTTCGCCACGACCATTTCGGCTTCCGGCGCCCGCTACGTGTCCGGGCCTTATGAATGGTGGAGCCATCAGGGTGAAGGCACCCTGCGCGACCTGATGCAGGATGAAGATGCCGAGCCACTGGCGACCTGCACTGAAGTCAGCAACACACCGTAAAACCGACGAGACCCTGCCCAGACATGCTGCGCGTCACTGCCATCCGGCCTGCCGGAACCATATCCGAGCCCGAATTCGACAGCGTTGTGCTCGAGCATGACGAGCGACGGCTGCGCCGCAAGATGCTGCGAACCAAAGGCGGCCTCGATCTTCTGATCGACCTGCCGCAGACCATGACCCTTTCGCCATGGGACCGTCTCGCGCTGGACGATGGCCGCAACGTTGCAGTGGTCGCTGCCGAAGAACTGCTCTACGAAATCGCGGCCCGCGACGGTGGCCATCTTCTGCGGCTGGCCTGGCATATCGGCAACCGCCACACCCCGGCGCAGCTCGAGCCGACGCGCATCCTCATCAAGCGCGATCACGTGCTCAAGACCATGCTGGAGGGCCTTGGTGCCACCGTCTCCAACGTGACAGAACCCTTCTTTGCCGAACATGGCGCCTATCACGCCCATGGCCATGCCGAGGAGGGCCATGCCCTCCTCAACCGGCGGTGAGCGCCGATCTGCAGAAACTGCTGACCTGGCTATCGCCTGCCTTCCCGGTGGGCGCCTTTGCCTGGTCGG
This region includes:
- the ureC gene encoding urease subunit alpha, yielding MPARISRATYADMYGPTTGDRVRLADTELFIEVERDFTTYGEEVKFGGGKVIRDGMGQSQRTRAQGAVDTVITNALIVDHTGIYKADIGLKNGVIAGIGKAGNPDTQPNVDIIIGPSTEAIAGEGKIITAGGMDAHIHFICPQQIEEALMSGVTTMLGGGSGPAHGTLATTCTGAWHIERMIESFDAFPMNLALAGKGNAAVPAPLEEMILSGASALKLHEDWGTTPAAIDNCLSVADAFDVQVMIHTDTLNESGFVEDTVGAFKGRTIHAFHTEGAGGGHAPDIIKVAGLPNVIPSSTNPTRPYTVNTIAEHLDMLMVCHHLDQSIPEDVAFAESRIRKETIAAEDILHDMGAFSVISSDSQAMGRVGEVLIRTWQTADKMKRQRGRLPEEKGDNDNFRVRRYIAKYTINPAIAHGLSTHIGSVEVGKRADLVLWNPAFFGIKPEMVLLGGSIAAAPMGDPNASIPTPQPMHYRPMFGAYGKLVSRSSVTFISQAAHDAGLRNRLGVEKQLLPVFNTRGGIGKASMMLNTATPHIDVHPETYEVRADGELLTCEPATVLPMAQRYFLF
- a CDS encoding methyltransferase encodes the protein MPANPVLALRARELLAESEALIKARKVAEAVRASVELVNIAPELPEAHRLMGSLAMTTSAPEIAVGSFERALALKPGSEGLHLDLGQALMAAGETVKARDILLKGLALNAANGKLLRELGQAQLQLGDRDGALKSFRRARKTLPDDHFTAHMVGALSQPGTTNDAYVADLFDKYAGHFEAHLTGKLQYRVPQALADLLRETGRPLGAALDIGCGTGLVGAALGASASAIDGIDLAPRMVEKTRETGFYRNLAVGEAARTLATEADFAGPYDTAVAADVFIYVGAIETLFAAIVARLAPEGLFAFSIETADRDDVEIRASGRFAHSAAYIERLAKTHDLIVLRRQDHDIRLEDNRPIKGALYILARDR
- a CDS encoding MliC family protein, whose protein sequence is MRHFHALPLAAAALLITTGLSHAQATTGASLSLTLESAGDIERRIVTYQCEDEQALSVQYVNAAPNFLAIVPVDGVNHVFATTISASGARYVSGPYEWWSHQGEGTLRDLMQDEDAEPLATCTEVSNTP
- a CDS encoding urease accessory protein UreE yields the protein MLRVTAIRPAGTISEPEFDSVVLEHDERRLRRKMLRTKGGLDLLIDLPQTMTLSPWDRLALDDGRNVAVVAAEELLYEIAARDGGHLLRLAWHIGNRHTPAQLEPTRILIKRDHVLKTMLEGLGATVSNVTEPFFAEHGAYHAHGHAEEGHALLNRR